A single region of the Anaerolineales bacterium genome encodes:
- a CDS encoding methionine adenosyltransferase: protein MSSPQLFYTSESVTEGHPDKMCDQISDAVLDALLAKDPLSRVACETATTTGLIVVIGEITTDAYVDISTIARDVVREIGYTRGKFGFDADTCGVMVSIKEQSSDIAMGVDKAKEAKELSDDEIDAIGAGDQGMMIGFACNETAELMPLSISLAHRLARSLSVNRKSGVLPWLRPDGKSQVTVEYVHGKAKRVDTVLISTQHAPEISQEQIREAVIDCVIRPTLPAELFDEQTKIFVNPTGRFVTGGPLGDAGLTGRKIIVDTYGGVARHGGGAFSGKDATKVDRSAAYMARYVAKNIVAAGLAERFELQVSYAIGVAHPLSLAVETYGTGKVSDDLILALIKKHFDLRPAAIIRDLDLRKPIFKPTAAYGHFGRDDLNVSWERTDKAAALRADAGL, encoded by the coding sequence ATGTCGTCGCCCCAACTTTTCTACACCTCTGAATCGGTGACAGAGGGGCATCCCGACAAAATGTGCGATCAGATCAGCGATGCCGTACTGGACGCGCTGTTGGCGAAAGACCCGCTCTCTCGCGTCGCCTGCGAAACCGCCACAACCACAGGCTTGATCGTCGTCATTGGCGAGATCACCACCGATGCCTATGTCGATATTTCGACCATTGCCCGCGATGTCGTCCGCGAGATTGGCTACACACGCGGCAAATTTGGCTTCGACGCCGACACCTGCGGGGTGATGGTCTCCATCAAAGAGCAGTCCAGCGATATTGCCATGGGCGTGGACAAGGCAAAAGAGGCGAAAGAACTCTCCGATGATGAGATCGACGCCATTGGCGCGGGCGATCAGGGCATGATGATCGGCTTTGCCTGCAACGAAACGGCGGAATTGATGCCGCTTTCCATCTCCCTAGCCCACCGCTTGGCGCGTTCGCTCTCGGTGAACCGCAAGAGCGGTGTTTTGCCCTGGCTGCGCCCCGATGGAAAATCGCAGGTCACGGTGGAATATGTGCATGGCAAGGCAAAGCGCGTCGATACCGTCCTCATTTCCACACAGCACGCGCCGGAGATTAGCCAAGAGCAAATCCGTGAGGCGGTTATTGACTGCGTGATCCGTCCGACGCTTCCGGCGGAACTGTTTGATGAGCAGACGAAAATCTTCGTCAATCCCACCGGACGTTTTGTTACCGGTGGTCCGTTGGGTGATGCGGGCTTGACTGGACGCAAGATCATCGTGGATACCTACGGCGGCGTGGCGCGGCATGGCGGCGGCGCGTTCAGCGGCAAAGACGCCACAAAAGTGGATCGCTCGGCGGCGTATATGGCACGCTATGTGGCAAAGAACATCGTTGCGGCGGGCTTGGCAGAGCGCTTTGAACTTCAGGTATCCTATGCCATTGGGGTGGCGCACCCGCTCTCCCTGGCGGTGGAAACCTATGGGACGGGGAAAGTCTCTGATGATTTGATCTTGGCGTTGATCAAGAAGCACTTTGATCTTCGTCCGGCGGCAATCATCCGTGACCTTGACCTGCGCAAGCCGATCTTCAAGCCGACGGCGGCTTACGGTCACTTTGGGCGCGACGATCTGAATGTTTCGTGGGAACGCACCGACAAGGCAGCCGCACTTCGTGCCGATGCGGGCTTGTAG
- a CDS encoding glycosyltransferase family 2 protein → MTFQPGQSTKLRRGGVLIGARRIWRENRRKRLQAPPPTLRNRILDGIPGALMWVSFILVIAGTVFAPVVVFTVAASIGAYMALRMAAAGVANLLGVRHIRRWEATDWRAQYLRQRRADSLRWEDVRHLVIIPNYKEDITVLRATLERLAASPLAREQIIIALAMEASDPNAASTAATLRTEFEGRFLAIHATLHPRGIVGEVAGKSSNVAWAAKHVQKMLCEDTGMCLDHTVITVSDADSILHPRYLEALTCQFATTSHRMSAIWQAPIRYNGNVWDVHPALAIVQAYSAAWELAYLAGSWWQGLPISTYSLSLRLAHDVGYWDTDVIAEDWHMFIKCYFGRKGLLQIEPIYLPFSAYSVTGDGFIDSCRNRYNQTLRHAWGAKEMGYTIRLMMERPIPFHRALRVFLRVSHDNLMAGAGWMIMTVGTQLPLILNPGLFLGRIFSPEFLIIQGALVTVAAMGMLFYWIDLKMRPPRSHPWRLGEVVLTGGSFIALGILVLILVALPAIEAQTRLMLGVSLEYKVARKV, encoded by the coding sequence GTGACGTTTCAACCCGGACAATCAACAAAACTGCGACGTGGTGGGGTACTCATTGGGGCGCGGCGCATTTGGCGGGAAAACCGCCGCAAGCGCCTACAAGCACCACCGCCCACCTTGCGCAATCGGATTCTGGACGGCATCCCCGGCGCTCTGATGTGGGTGAGCTTTATCCTCGTCATCGCTGGTACAGTCTTTGCCCCGGTGGTCGTGTTCACGGTGGCTGCCTCGATTGGCGCATACATGGCACTACGTATGGCGGCGGCAGGGGTCGCCAACCTCCTCGGCGTGCGCCATATCCGCCGTTGGGAGGCAACCGATTGGCGGGCGCAGTACCTCCGCCAACGGCGGGCAGACAGCCTCCGTTGGGAGGACGTTCGCCATCTGGTCATTATCCCCAACTACAAAGAAGACATTACCGTTTTACGGGCAACCCTCGAACGCTTGGCGGCGTCCCCCCTTGCCCGCGAACAGATCATCATTGCCTTAGCAATGGAGGCAAGCGACCCCAACGCCGCCAGCACCGCCGCCACACTCCGTACCGAGTTTGAGGGGCGCTTTCTCGCCATTCATGCCACCCTTCACCCGCGTGGGATCGTTGGCGAGGTGGCGGGCAAGTCCTCCAATGTGGCGTGGGCGGCAAAGCACGTCCAAAAAATGCTCTGCGAAGATACGGGCATGTGCCTTGATCACACAGTGATCACCGTCAGCGACGCCGACTCAATCCTTCACCCCCGTTACCTTGAGGCGCTCACCTGCCAATTTGCCACCACCTCTCACCGCATGAGCGCCATTTGGCAAGCGCCCATCCGCTATAATGGGAATGTGTGGGATGTTCACCCCGCCCTTGCCATTGTGCAAGCATATTCGGCGGCGTGGGAGTTGGCATACCTCGCTGGCTCATGGTGGCAAGGACTGCCCATCTCCACCTATTCCCTCAGCCTGCGCTTGGCGCATGATGTGGGCTATTGGGATACCGATGTGATCGCTGAAGACTGGCACATGTTCATCAAGTGCTACTTTGGGCGCAAGGGCTTGCTCCAAATTGAACCGATTTACTTGCCCTTCTCCGCCTATTCGGTGACGGGCGATGGCTTCATCGACTCCTGCCGGAATCGCTACAACCAAACGCTCCGCCATGCGTGGGGGGCGAAAGAGATGGGCTACACGATCCGTCTGATGATGGAACGTCCCATCCCCTTTCATCGGGCGCTGCGGGTGTTCTTGCGCGTCTCCCACGATAACCTCATGGCGGGCGCTGGCTGGATGATTATGACGGTGGGGACACAACTTCCCCTCATCTTGAATCCCGGGTTGTTCTTAGGACGGATTTTCTCCCCAGAATTCCTGATCATTCAGGGGGCGCTCGTCACAGTAGCAGCCATGGGGATGCTCTTTTATTGGATCGACCTGAAGATGCGCCCGCCGCGCTCTCACCCCTGGCGGCTTGGTGAGGTTGTTTTGACTGGAGGGAGTTTCATTGCCCTCGGTATCTTGGTCTTGATCCTCGTTGCTCTACCGGCAATTGAGGCGCAGACGCGGCTGATGCTCGGCGTATCGTTGGAATACAAAGTGGCACGGAAAGTCTAA
- a CDS encoding YbaB/EbfC family nucleoid-associated protein, producing MTKRRSGGFGGPGMGGGGSMGGMMKQLQKMQEDMAKAQEALANETLEVKAGGGAVTIVISGHQRIQSITINPEALDTNDPEWRTDLQDLLVVAVNQAIEESQKRAAERMEAVSGGVNDVLGGLGGLLGG from the coding sequence ATGACAAAACGACGCAGCGGCGGCTTTGGCGGTCCTGGGATGGGCGGTGGCGGCTCGATGGGCGGGATGATGAAGCAACTGCAAAAAATGCAGGAAGACATGGCAAAAGCACAAGAGGCGCTTGCCAACGAAACGCTTGAGGTGAAGGCAGGCGGCGGCGCAGTGACCATTGTTATCAGCGGGCATCAGCGCATCCAGTCGATCACCATCAATCCAGAGGCGCTGGACACCAACGACCCCGAATGGCGCACCGACCTTCAAGATTTGCTGGTGGTCGCCGTGAATCAGGCAATTGAGGAAAGTCAGAAACGCGCTGCCGAACGGATGGAAGCGGTTTCCGGCGGCGTGAATGATGTTCTGGGCGGCTTGGGCGGTTTGCTCGGCGGCTAA
- a CDS encoding FAD-binding oxidoreductase — protein MTVSIWHADDTQPIREVDFLVIGGGIIGCTVAYFAAQMGRGVVITEMRDIALGASGRNAGFMITGPDTYYHHAIDKHGHAATREIWDISQKTHTYWRFFAERHAVPLTNSGSLLLAESEDEAADLLIAARMMERDGIPIEYLSSDPLQRGYHAAIRQPFDGAVHPVRLAQAVFAESGAEMVTNNEVYAIHQESPDSVWVYSRLYRFHARHVMLCTNAYSALIEPYFVGKVIPTRGQVLATAPLKESVLPTCGYSDYGYMYYRETFDGRLLIGGGRKQNKPLENDTTDDRTTDPVQRTLEAYLKERFPEVDAPIERRWAGIMGFSLDGLPLVGVLPEKPNVGFAVGFTGHGLALGAATAERAVERLLKGVRAGVVDSARLDGR, from the coding sequence ATGACTGTCTCCATTTGGCACGCCGATGACACGCAGCCCATCCGTGAGGTTGATTTTCTGGTCATTGGCGGGGGGATCATCGGCTGTACGGTTGCTTATTTTGCCGCCCAAATGGGGCGGGGCGTCGTGATCACCGAAATGCGTGATATTGCTCTCGGCGCAAGCGGACGCAACGCCGGCTTTATGATCACCGGACCGGATACCTATTATCATCACGCCATTGATAAGCACGGTCACGCTGCCACGCGGGAGATTTGGGACATCTCCCAAAAAACACACACCTATTGGCGATTCTTTGCCGAACGGCACGCCGTCCCCCTTACCAACAGCGGATCGCTGCTGCTGGCAGAAAGCGAGGACGAAGCCGCCGATCTGCTCATCGCCGCCCGCATGATGGAACGCGATGGTATCCCGATTGAGTACCTGAGCAGCGATCCCCTTCAGCGCGGGTATCACGCCGCCATTCGGCAGCCCTTCGATGGGGCGGTGCATCCGGTGAGGCTGGCGCAAGCCGTCTTTGCCGAATCCGGCGCGGAGATGGTCACCAACAACGAAGTTTACGCCATCCACCAAGAGTCGCCCGATTCGGTTTGGGTCTATTCACGGCTCTATCGCTTCCACGCCCGCCATGTGATGCTCTGCACGAACGCTTATTCCGCCCTCATTGAACCTTATTTTGTGGGGAAAGTGATCCCCACACGGGGGCAAGTCCTCGCCACCGCCCCCCTGAAGGAGTCCGTACTCCCCACCTGCGGCTACAGTGATTATGGGTATATGTACTATCGGGAGACCTTCGACGGACGCTTGTTGATTGGCGGCGGGCGCAAACAGAACAAGCCGCTTGAAAACGACACCACCGATGACCGCACCACTGACCCCGTCCAGCGCACCCTAGAGGCGTATCTGAAGGAGCGCTTTCCAGAGGTCGATGCGCCGATAGAGCGCCGGTGGGCGGGGATTATGGGCTTCAGCCTTGATGGGCTGCCGCTGGTGGGAGTTTTGCCAGAGAAACCGAACGTAGGCTTTGCGGTGGGCTTCACTGGGCATGGCTTGGCGTTGGGGGCGGCAACCGCAGAGCGGGCGGTGGAGCGCCTCTTAAAGGGCGTTCGGGCGGGCGTCGTGGATAGTGCGCGGTTAGACGGACGCTGA
- a CDS encoding HAMP domain-containing histidine kinase, whose amino-acid sequence MTTASQPHDLTRQNAILSRLLDVSLVLNLNVALKPILGYILDAVCEITECEAASILLYNRNNDELRFAASNTPGSSIEDLQKIPVPMSGSIAGQIVRENRPIIIQNAADDARIYRSVDESIGFRTQMLLGVPMHVRGNVIGVVEALNRRSGEWTQDNLTHLTILASHAAVAISNARQTEALRKANEELSKLDKIKNDFIAIASHELRTPLSVILGYASFLKDEAQGEASDHAAAVLNSALHLRNLIEDMTNLRYLQIGKIELAMEHAAIGTLMQAAHNDLKSLAEAKEHRLEIDLGNTNVLVYMDRTKVAMAIINLLNNAIKFTPNKGTIRLYAEPHGEEIWVRVSDNGIGLPADQLEKVFEEFHQVADHMTRKHNGMGLGLSIARGFAEAHHGRVWAESAGVGKGATFTMALPIKGKESS is encoded by the coding sequence ATGACAACGGCTTCCCAACCACATGACCTGACACGACAAAATGCCATTTTGAGTCGGCTGCTGGATGTCAGTCTTGTGTTGAACCTCAATGTTGCCCTCAAACCTATTCTTGGCTACATCTTGGATGCTGTCTGCGAGATTACCGAATGTGAAGCAGCGTCGATCTTGCTTTACAACCGCAACAACGACGAACTTCGCTTTGCCGCCTCCAACACGCCCGGCAGCAGCATCGAGGATTTGCAAAAAATTCCCGTCCCCATGAGCGGTAGCATCGCCGGACAGATCGTGCGGGAGAACCGCCCGATCATCATTCAAAATGCCGCTGACGATGCCCGCATTTACCGCTCTGTCGATGAATCGATTGGCTTTCGGACGCAGATGCTGCTTGGTGTCCCCATGCATGTGCGCGGCAATGTGATCGGCGTCGTGGAGGCGCTCAACCGCCGCAGCGGGGAATGGACGCAAGACAACCTCACCCATCTGACGATTCTCGCCTCTCACGCCGCCGTTGCCATCAGCAATGCCCGCCAAACCGAGGCGCTCCGCAAAGCCAACGAGGAACTCAGCAAACTGGACAAAATCAAGAACGATTTCATCGCCATTGCCTCCCACGAACTGCGCACCCCGCTGAGCGTGATTCTCGGCTATGCCAGTTTCCTGAAGGACGAAGCACAAGGCGAGGCAAGCGATCACGCCGCTGCTGTGTTGAACAGCGCCCTCCACTTGCGCAATCTGATTGAGGACATGACGAACCTCCGTTATTTGCAGATCGGCAAGATCGAACTGGCGATGGAACATGCCGCCATTGGAACACTGATGCAGGCGGCGCATAACGATTTGAAATCTCTTGCCGAAGCAAAAGAACACCGCCTTGAGATCGATCTCGGCAATACCAATGTCCTTGTCTATATGGATCGGACAAAGGTTGCCATGGCGATTATCAACCTCCTGAACAACGCCATCAAATTCACCCCCAACAAAGGGACGATCCGCCTTTATGCCGAGCCGCACGGCGAGGAAATTTGGGTGCGCGTGTCCGATAATGGCATTGGGCTGCCCGCTGATCAATTGGAAAAAGTGTTTGAGGAATTTCACCAAGTTGCCGACCACATGACCCGCAAACACAATGGGATGGGCTTGGGGTTGAGCATTGCACGCGGCTTTGCCGAAGCCCATCATGGGCGCGTTTGGGCAGAGAGCGCCGGCGTGGGCAAGGGCGCAACTTTCACAATGGCGCTTCCGATCAAAGGAAAAGAGTCATCCTAA
- the recR gene encoding recombination protein RecR — protein sequence MSKAIPESVTRLIDSFSRLPGIGPKTASRLTYFLLRSPEDLASALSTAITDLKAKTRLCKVCFNITEDETCPICTDERRDGKLVAVVEEPLDVLALERAGVFQGRYHVLHGVLSPREGIFAENLKIKELIGRVKEGMITEIILATNPGMEGDATAQFIRDELGRASLTVKVTRLARGLSTGSDLEHADAATLMRALEGRQNL from the coding sequence ATGTCGAAAGCCATCCCTGAATCCGTCACCCGTCTGATCGATTCCTTTTCCCGTCTGCCGGGGATAGGACCGAAAACCGCCTCACGGCTCACCTATTTCCTGCTCCGTTCGCCGGAAGACCTCGCCTCAGCGCTTTCCACCGCAATCACCGACCTGAAGGCGAAAACACGCCTGTGCAAGGTCTGTTTCAACATCACCGAGGACGAAACCTGCCCCATCTGCACCGATGAACGCCGCGATGGAAAGCTAGTTGCCGTCGTTGAAGAACCCCTCGATGTGCTGGCATTAGAGCGGGCGGGTGTTTTTCAGGGGCGTTACCATGTCTTGCACGGCGTCCTCAGCCCGCGTGAAGGGATTTTTGCCGAGAATTTGAAGATCAAAGAGTTGATCGGGCGGGTGAAAGAGGGGATGATTACCGAGATCATCCTCGCCACGAACCCAGGCATGGAAGGGGACGCCACAGCGCAGTTCATTCGCGATGAATTGGGGCGGGCGTCGCTCACGGTGAAGGTGACGCGCCTTGCACGCGGGCTTTCCACCGGATCGGACTTGGAACATGCCGACGCCGCAACTCTGATGCGGGCTCTGGAAGGGCGACAAAACCTATAG
- the dnaX gene encoding DNA polymerase III subunit gamma/tau, producing MPEQALYLKWRPRMFEHVIGQEHITHTLRNALIGERIRHAYLFNGPRGTGKTTMARILAKAVNCLHPDLASRPCDDCDHCTAINEGRFMDLIEIDAASNNGVDDVRELRNKIAFSPNEGRYKVYIIDEVHRFSGAAFDALLKTLEEPPDHAIFILATTELDKVPPTIKSRSLIFEFRRVSTQEVANRLGEIAETEGVNVERAVLELIAGQGTGSVRDSISLLDQLIADPTEMITLDYAERVLGTAGIRMVGRLAQAIVAQDAAGGLALLHRAVEEGADPGQFGRQIVDYLRNILLVQTGGPDLVETSEDMRETLATLAAQIGRGALLRAVRAFNSALYEMKSGWQPQLPLELALVESTRSFEENAPPAPRPERAAPPTATLRRPENAAPPLNLMETQLPSEPPPNGAVTLTLIQNHWKAILHYVQATENLPMIRIMEAQATPHGVEGSTVILRVRESWAHTRLAKDVPILAKIISGVLKTPLQVRIIQQGTQASKVDDTIKYDPVIANELKTGGKVTRVDDSEGGS from the coding sequence TTGCCCGAACAGGCGCTTTACTTGAAATGGCGTCCACGCATGTTTGAGCATGTGATTGGACAGGAACACATCACGCATACGCTTCGCAACGCGCTGATTGGGGAGCGAATCCGGCACGCTTACCTCTTTAACGGACCGCGTGGGACGGGCAAAACGACGATGGCACGCATCCTTGCCAAAGCCGTGAACTGCCTCCATCCCGACCTTGCCAGCCGCCCCTGCGATGACTGTGATCACTGCACGGCGATCAACGAGGGGCGCTTTATGGATTTGATTGAGATCGATGCCGCCAGCAACAACGGGGTGGACGATGTGCGCGAACTGCGCAACAAAATTGCCTTCTCCCCTAATGAAGGGCGCTACAAAGTTTATATCATTGACGAAGTGCATCGTTTTTCCGGTGCGGCGTTCGATGCGCTCTTAAAGACGTTGGAAGAACCGCCCGACCACGCCATTTTTATCCTAGCCACCACCGAACTGGATAAAGTGCCGCCGACGATCAAAAGCCGCTCGCTGATCTTTGAGTTTCGGCGCGTCTCCACGCAGGAGGTGGCAAATCGGCTTGGTGAGATTGCCGAGACAGAGGGCGTGAATGTCGAACGGGCGGTTTTGGAACTCATCGCCGGACAAGGGACGGGGAGCGTTCGCGACAGCATCAGCTTGCTCGATCAACTGATCGCTGACCCAACCGAGATGATCACCCTTGATTATGCAGAGCGTGTCTTGGGAACGGCGGGCATTCGGATGGTGGGGCGGCTTGCTCAGGCGATTGTGGCGCAAGACGCGGCAGGGGGCTTAGCCCTCTTGCACCGGGCAGTGGAGGAAGGCGCTGATCCCGGACAGTTTGGACGGCAGATCGTCGACTATTTGCGGAACATCCTTCTTGTTCAGACGGGCGGACCTGATTTGGTTGAAACCAGTGAGGATATGCGCGAGACACTCGCCACCCTTGCCGCCCAAATCGGGCGGGGGGCGCTGCTGCGGGCAGTACGCGCCTTCAACAGCGCCCTCTACGAGATGAAATCGGGTTGGCAGCCGCAGCTTCCGCTGGAACTGGCGCTTGTGGAAAGTACACGCTCCTTTGAGGAAAACGCTCCCCCCGCCCCCCGCCCTGAACGGGCAGCACCGCCCACCGCCACGCTTCGCCGTCCCGAAAACGCTGCTCCACCGCTTAACCTGATGGAAACACAGCTACCCAGCGAACCACCCCCCAACGGCGCCGTGACCTTGACCCTGATCCAGAATCACTGGAAAGCAATCCTCCATTACGTGCAGGCGACGGAAAACCTGCCGATGATCCGCATCATGGAGGCGCAAGCCACGCCGCATGGGGTGGAGGGAAGTACGGTTATCCTTCGGGTGCGCGAATCGTGGGCGCATACGCGCTTGGCAAAGGACGTTCCCATATTGGCGAAGATCATCAGTGGGGTGCTGAAAACGCCCTTGCAAGTGAGAATCATTCAGCAGGGGACGCAAGCCAGCAAGGTTGATGATACAATCAAATACGACCCGGTGATTGCTAACGAACTAAAGACCGGGGGAAAAGTAACCCGTGTAGATGATTCAGAGGGAGGATCATAA
- a CDS encoding glycosyltransferase family 4 protein, protein MARELARRGHSVTLLTGYPRQRLDSELRPLAQTLPYLPTLELALVRAGLTRLSKRLSRLSVTTHDRWTARVLPPADALIALSQTAWATFLAAQRRGVRTILERGSAHIVTQRAILSAEYARQGLPAARTSVPAWAVRRELAEYALADRVVTLSAFARQTFLDQGVAAGKVVVNPLGVDLARFTPTGRMPRPNNAPLRVIYAGAVSLRKGIPDLLEGLCGQPGIDLVLVGGIDAEMRPIVRRYGGQFTHIPNVSQAALVDHYRAADVFAIASLEDGFGMVVPQAMACGLPVIGTANTGAVGMLIEDGREGFIVPIRDPLALRARAVYLRDHAEERRAMGAAGQAKVAGLGGWVAYGARAEAILAELIPPR, encoded by the coding sequence TTGGCGCGGGAGCTTGCCCGACGCGGGCATAGCGTCACTCTGCTAACGGGCTACCCTCGCCAGCGCCTTGATTCCGAACTGCGCCCCCTTGCCCAAACCCTTCCCTACCTCCCAACGCTTGAACTCGCCCTTGTGCGGGCGGGATTGACGCGCCTCAGCAAGCGCCTGAGCCGCCTTTCGGTGACAACCCATGACCGCTGGACAGCGCGGGTGCTGCCCCCTGCCGATGCCCTCATCGCCCTTTCGCAGACGGCGTGGGCAACCTTTCTGGCGGCGCAACGGCGCGGCGTGCGAACGATTCTAGAGCGTGGATCGGCACATATCGTCACGCAGCGTGCTATTTTGAGCGCGGAATATGCGCGGCAAGGGCTTCCGGCGGCGCGGACGTCCGTTCCGGCGTGGGCGGTGCGCCGCGAATTGGCGGAGTATGCCCTTGCAGATCGGGTCGTTACCCTCTCGGCGTTCGCCCGCCAAACCTTCCTCGATCAGGGTGTTGCAGCGGGGAAGGTTGTCGTCAACCCGTTGGGGGTTGATCTGGCACGTTTCACGCCAACAGGGAGGATGCCCCGCCCAAACAACGCCCCCTTACGAGTGATCTATGCTGGCGCGGTGAGCCTTCGTAAGGGAATCCCCGATCTGCTTGAGGGGCTGTGTGGGCAGCCTGGAATTGATCTCGTTTTGGTGGGGGGGATTGATGCCGAGATGCGTCCGATCGTGCGGCGCTATGGAGGTCAATTCACCCATATCCCGAATGTCTCCCAAGCTGCGCTTGTCGATCACTACCGCGCCGCCGATGTGTTCGCCATTGCCTCCCTTGAAGATGGCTTTGGGATGGTTGTCCCCCAAGCGATGGCGTGCGGGTTGCCCGTGATTGGGACGGCGAACACCGGCGCGGTGGGGATGCTCATTGAGGATGGGCGGGAGGGATTCATTGTCCCCATTCGTGACCCCTTAGCGCTGCGGGCGCGAGCGGTCTATCTGCGCGATCATGCTGAGGAACGCCGAGCAATGGGCGCGGCGGGACAGGCAAAGGTAGCAGGGCTTGGCGGGTGGGTGGCGTATGGGGCGCGGGCAGAGGCGATTCTTGCGGAGCTTATTCCTCCCCGCTGA
- the uxaC gene encoding glucuronate isomerase — protein sequence MPLRTDRYFSPDPAQKSLALALYTGIAPLPLICPHGHIDPRLFSDPDYRFGSPTNLLITPDHYILRMLYAVGVPLEQLGIPSADGTPIEGDPRAIWQCFADHWHCFRGTPTALWLRYALEDVFGISDTLTPANAASVHDQISARLSDPAFSPRQLYEQFAIEVLCTTDAATDTLADHDRIRASGWLGRILPTFRPDALLNLESAGWREEVDRLSALSGITIHTYDAFHRALAERRAFFKERGATATDHGATTPYTERLSKAQAEAIFERALRGEAGAEDAARFTGHMLIEMAGMSREDGLVMQLHVGVHRNHNAEVFRRFGRDRGADIPLAAEFTRNLKPLLDYVGNDRHLTLILFTLDEATYSRELAPLAGHYPALRLGPPWWFHDSWNGMQRYFAQVIETAGLPNTTGFNDDTRAFLSIPARHDLWRRAVCEWLSGLLVRGMIDEDEAQSMAYACAYGLAKDAYRL from the coding sequence ATGCCGCTCCGCACCGATCGCTATTTTTCCCCTGACCCGGCGCAAAAATCACTGGCGCTTGCCCTCTATACAGGGATAGCCCCCCTCCCTCTGATCTGCCCACATGGACATATCGATCCGCGCCTGTTCAGCGATCCCGATTACCGCTTCGGCTCACCAACAAACCTCTTGATCACCCCCGATCACTACATTCTGCGGATGCTTTACGCCGTTGGCGTGCCGCTGGAACAGCTTGGCATTCCAAGCGCCGATGGCACACCCATCGAAGGCGATCCGCGTGCCATATGGCAGTGCTTTGCCGACCATTGGCATTGCTTTCGCGGGACACCAACGGCGCTTTGGCTGCGCTATGCCCTTGAAGACGTATTCGGGATCAGCGACACACTGACCCCCGCCAACGCCGCGAGTGTCCACGATCAGATCAGCGCACGGCTGAGCGACCCTGCCTTCTCGCCTCGCCAACTCTATGAGCAGTTCGCCATTGAGGTGCTGTGTACGACGGACGCGGCGACGGATACGCTGGCAGACCATGACCGGATTCGGGCATCGGGATGGTTGGGGCGCATCCTACCCACCTTTCGTCCGGATGCGCTGCTGAACCTTGAAAGTGCCGGCTGGCGGGAGGAGGTAGACCGCCTGAGCGCCCTCAGCGGGATCACCATCCACACCTATGACGCCTTCCACCGCGCCCTTGCCGAGCGACGGGCATTTTTCAAGGAACGGGGGGCGACAGCAACCGATCATGGCGCGACGACCCCCTATACAGAGCGGCTTAGCAAGGCACAAGCAGAGGCGATTTTTGAACGCGCCCTACGCGGGGAGGCAGGGGCGGAGGACGCGGCACGGTTCACCGGACATATGCTCATTGAGATGGCGGGCATGAGCCGCGAAGATGGTCTGGTGATGCAGCTTCATGTCGGCGTCCATCGCAACCACAATGCCGAGGTCTTTCGGCGCTTTGGGCGGGATCGCGGTGCGGATATACCCCTTGCGGCGGAATTCACCCGTAACCTGAAACCACTCCTCGATTATGTGGGGAATGATCGCCATCTGACCTTGATTCTGTTCACCCTTGATGAAGCGACCTACAGCCGCGAGCTTGCCCCCCTTGCCGGACATTATCCGGCGCTCCGGCTCGGTCCCCCCTGGTGGTTTCATGATAGTTGGAACGGGATGCAGCGGTACTTTGCGCAGGTCATTGAAACGGCTGGACTCCCCAATACCACCGGCTTTAACGACGACACCCGCGCCTTTTTGAGCATCCCCGCCCGTCACGATCTCTGGCGGCGGGCGGTCTGTGAGTGGCTCTCTGGGCTGCTGGTACGGGGGATGATTGATGAGGACGAGGCACAGAGCATGGCGTATGCCTGTGCCTATGGCTTGGCAAAAGATGCTTATCGCCTCTAA